The following proteins come from a genomic window of Deltaproteobacteria bacterium:
- a CDS encoding ABC transporter ATP-binding protein: MKKSFIFGKSGKIIEVLKGIDLTITAGEMLAIEGASGAGKSTLLHILGALDRPTEGKVYFQDLDLLDQSETDLAEIRNRYIGFVFQFHHLLPEFTALENTIMPGLIQGMGHKDAVQSGERILVQLGLGDRLLHKPGELSGGEQQRVAVARALMMNPQVILADEPTGNLDSKTGEEVHNLLVHINREQGITIIVVTHNPALAVRMNRRVLLVDGKLHENS; the protein is encoded by the coding sequence CTGAAAAAATCTTTTATCTTCGGGAAGAGCGGGAAAATTATCGAAGTCCTGAAAGGGATCGATCTCACCATTACGGCCGGGGAAATGTTGGCGATCGAGGGAGCTTCCGGCGCGGGCAAGAGTACTTTGTTACACATTCTGGGGGCCTTGGATCGCCCCACAGAAGGAAAAGTCTATTTTCAAGACCTGGATCTTTTGGATCAGAGCGAAACGGATTTAGCCGAAATCCGCAACCGCTACATCGGATTTGTCTTTCAATTTCATCACCTGCTTCCGGAATTTACCGCTCTGGAAAATACGATCATGCCTGGGTTGATTCAAGGAATGGGCCATAAAGATGCGGTCCAAAGCGGAGAAAGAATCTTGGTCCAATTGGGGTTAGGGGATCGCTTGCTGCACAAGCCCGGCGAGCTCTCCGGAGGAGAACAACAACGGGTTGCGGTAGCCAGAGCCTTGATGATGAATCCACAAGTAATTTTGGCTGATGAACCAACAGGAAACCTGGATTCCAAAACAGGGGAAGAAGTGCATAACCTTTTGGTACATATCAACCGCGAACAAGGAATTACGATTATCGTCGTTACTCATAACCCCGCATTGGCCGTTAGGATGAACCGCCGGGTCCTCTTAGTAGACGGGAAGCTGCATGAGAACAGCTGA
- a CDS encoding cyclic nucleotide-binding domain-containing protein produces MAGFLDSLFSGGKYEKELKDLQKKVTQEPKNFYLLVKIGDLLEKIGKRAEALEAYRNASGKYSQNGFLVQAIAVNKVILRLDPSQSTIHDQLAELYAKKEMAAEEKIERKALPEGAIQEIPVVPLFSDLKKEELARVIEKIQAKQYARGAAVCQEGDSGDSIFIVSHGKVGIFRVNASGAKIFITELKEGDFFGEFGFFSNSRRTATVEAVVDTEVLEITKQDLEEIIHEFPSVSAVLFKFYKERVLDSLLATSSLFRSFPPQERKQILGKFNMEVFPVGATVLEEGAPGDSLYIIKTGQVEVFTVDVQGAPLTLAQLQEGDFFGEISLLTGRPRTASVKVLQAAELLRLAKNDFDQIIESHPEVKQILENSLLLRLENKMKALGVFRDSPAKEGLV; encoded by the coding sequence ATGGCTGGATTTTTAGATAGCTTGTTTTCCGGGGGGAAGTATGAAAAAGAATTGAAAGATTTGCAGAAAAAAGTAACTCAAGAGCCGAAGAATTTTTACCTACTGGTCAAAATCGGTGACCTATTGGAAAAAATTGGGAAACGGGCCGAAGCCCTGGAGGCTTACCGGAATGCCTCCGGAAAATATTCTCAGAACGGGTTTCTGGTCCAGGCAATCGCCGTGAATAAAGTCATCCTGCGGTTGGATCCTTCTCAATCCACAATCCACGATCAATTAGCCGAACTCTACGCCAAAAAGGAAATGGCCGCAGAAGAAAAAATTGAACGGAAAGCCTTACCAGAGGGCGCGATACAAGAGATACCGGTAGTCCCACTTTTTTCAGACCTGAAGAAGGAAGAATTGGCCAGGGTGATAGAGAAAATTCAGGCCAAACAATATGCGCGAGGTGCAGCGGTTTGTCAGGAAGGGGATTCCGGAGATTCGATTTTCATCGTCAGCCATGGAAAAGTAGGGATATTCCGGGTCAATGCCAGCGGAGCGAAGATCTTTATTACGGAACTGAAAGAAGGGGACTTTTTTGGAGAGTTTGGATTTTTCTCCAACTCCCGGCGGACGGCTACTGTGGAGGCCGTTGTAGATACCGAAGTCTTAGAAATCACCAAGCAGGATTTAGAAGAGATAATTCATGAATTTCCCAGTGTATCCGCAGTGTTATTCAAATTTTACAAAGAACGGGTTTTAGATTCCCTCCTGGCCACCTCCTCTTTGTTTCGTTCCTTCCCCCCCCAAGAGCGCAAGCAAATCTTAGGCAAGTTTAACATGGAAGTATTTCCCGTAGGAGCAACAGTCCTGGAGGAAGGGGCTCCGGGTGATTCCTTATATATTATAAAAACAGGGCAGGTGGAAGTTTTCACGGTGGATGTCCAAGGGGCTCCCTTGACGCTGGCCCAACTACAAGAAGGAGATTTTTTCGGAGAGATTTCTTTGCTAACAGGGCGGCCGCGTACAGCCTCGGTAAAAGTATTGCAGGCGGCTGAGTTGCTGCGCTTGGCGAAGAATGATTTCGATCAAATCATCGAAAGCCATCCCGAAGTAAAGCAAATCCTGGAAAATTCCCTTCTCCTTCGTCTGGAAAATAAAATGAAAGCGTTGGGGGTTTTCCGGGATAGCCCGGCAAAGGAGGGTCTGGTCTGA